From the genome of Naumannella halotolerans, one region includes:
- a CDS encoding rhomboid family intramembrane serine protease yields the protein MRPASVGFQCPDCIGAAEAGVRQPKRPRGRSVGPSAGGFGIRLGLGAPTILSALVVVVGILDLLTGGMLTQLLAWSNGLAAQGQLWRALTWVLVPGSVLSMLINVLMILLIGGTLEDIVGNLRTAVLYFLSALGGAAAIAVLGGAGAASIGATAAIFGLLAANATLKYRQGMDVRPDLILFALFAVMNLVFGGLAGSFVQLFGLLGGVIGGFLGGIALGWAKGAGAARDRNQWLLLAGVTVGLAAVTAAGVLLP from the coding sequence ATGCGCCCGGCCTCGGTCGGGTTCCAGTGCCCGGACTGCATCGGTGCGGCCGAGGCCGGGGTACGCCAGCCGAAACGGCCCCGCGGCCGCAGCGTCGGCCCGAGCGCGGGCGGGTTCGGCATCCGGCTGGGGCTGGGGGCGCCGACCATCTTGTCGGCGCTGGTGGTCGTGGTCGGGATCCTCGACCTGTTGACCGGCGGCATGCTGACCCAACTGTTGGCCTGGTCCAACGGTCTGGCCGCGCAGGGACAACTCTGGCGCGCCCTCACCTGGGTGCTGGTCCCGGGCTCGGTGCTGTCGATGCTGATCAACGTGCTGATGATCCTGTTGATCGGCGGCACGCTGGAGGACATCGTCGGCAATCTGCGCACCGCCGTCCTCTACTTCCTGTCCGCGCTCGGTGGCGCGGCGGCGATCGCCGTCCTCGGTGGTGCCGGAGCCGCCAGCATCGGCGCGACCGCGGCCATCTTCGGCCTGCTGGCCGCGAATGCCACCTTGAAGTACCGCCAGGGCATGGATGTCCGACCGGATCTGATCCTGTTCGCGTTGTTCGCGGTGATGAACCTGGTCTTCGGTGGTCTGGCCGGATCGTTCGTCCAGCTCTTCGGGCTGTTGGGCGGGGTGATCGGTGGTTTCCTCGGCGGTATCGCGCTCGGCTGGGCCAAGGGTGCCGGTGCGGCCCGGGACCGCAACCAGTGGTTGTTGCTGGCAGGGGTGACGGTCGGGCTGGCCGCGGTGACGGCGGCCGGGGTGCTGCTGCCCTGA
- a CDS encoding Lrp/AsnC family transcriptional regulator produces MITAIVFVHADVARIPEVAQEIAALDGVSEVYSVTGRIDLIAMIRVRRHEEISAVVADRLNKVDGVLDTETHIAFRAYSSHDLESAFSIGD; encoded by the coding sequence ATGATCACTGCGATCGTCTTCGTCCACGCCGATGTCGCGAGGATTCCCGAGGTTGCCCAGGAGATCGCTGCCCTCGACGGGGTCAGCGAGGTCTATTCGGTGACCGGTCGGATCGACCTGATCGCGATGATCCGGGTACGCCGCCACGAGGAGATCTCGGCCGTCGTCGCGGACAGGCTGAACAAGGTCGACGGGGTGCTCGACACCGAGACCCACATCGCCTTCCGGGCCTACTCCAGTCACGACCTGGAGTCGGCCTTCTCGATCGGCGACTGA
- a CDS encoding quaternary amine ABC transporter ATP-binding protein → MAKVRADSVYKVFGRKEAEAVRRLRAGATRDEIAGLGTAAVIDATFEVAAGEIFVVMGLSGSGKSTLIRMLNGLWKPSAGTVEIDGTDISAISPAQLREVRRDKISMVFQHFALLPHRTVRENAAEALAIRNVPTAERNERADHWLQVVGLGGWGDKYPRQLSGGMQQRVGLARALAAETDIMLMDEAFSALDPLIRRDMQDQLLELQRDLNKTIVFITHDLNEAMYLGDRIAVMRDGRIVQIGSAEEIMTDPANDYVARFIADVDRTRVFTASSIMEKPRTIVSLKDGPRVAVKAIKDTNASTALVVDDRRRLVGQVSDAAMVQAAKEGQTDLRAHLTAVDVPTVAPYTPLSELFGPATESVTPLCVVGDDGELLGVVPRMALLASMVHQNTDTSAEPRPDADAWPSADAAPGSHGPVDPPPTAPADTEEADTEEKGV, encoded by the coding sequence GTGGCCAAGGTCCGAGCAGACTCCGTCTACAAGGTATTCGGACGCAAGGAGGCCGAGGCGGTACGCCGTCTGCGCGCCGGAGCGACCAGGGACGAGATCGCCGGCCTGGGCACGGCCGCGGTGATCGATGCGACCTTCGAGGTCGCAGCCGGCGAGATCTTCGTCGTGATGGGTCTGTCCGGTTCGGGCAAGTCGACCCTGATCCGGATGCTGAACGGCTTGTGGAAGCCCAGCGCCGGCACGGTGGAGATCGACGGCACCGACATCTCGGCGATCAGCCCGGCGCAACTGCGGGAGGTCCGCCGGGACAAGATCTCGATGGTCTTCCAGCATTTCGCCCTGCTCCCCCACCGGACGGTACGCGAGAACGCCGCGGAGGCCCTGGCCATCCGTAACGTACCGACCGCCGAACGCAACGAACGTGCCGATCACTGGTTGCAGGTCGTCGGTCTGGGCGGATGGGGCGACAAGTATCCCCGGCAGCTCTCCGGCGGTATGCAGCAGCGGGTCGGCCTCGCCCGGGCGCTGGCCGCGGAGACCGACATCATGTTGATGGACGAGGCCTTCTCCGCCCTCGACCCGCTGATCCGCCGGGACATGCAGGACCAGTTGCTGGAGCTGCAGCGCGACCTGAACAAGACGATTGTCTTCATCACCCACGACCTCAACGAGGCGATGTACCTGGGCGATCGGATCGCGGTGATGCGCGATGGACGGATCGTCCAGATCGGCTCGGCCGAGGAGATCATGACCGATCCGGCCAACGACTACGTGGCGCGGTTCATCGCTGATGTGGACCGTACCCGGGTGTTCACGGCCTCCTCGATCATGGAGAAGCCGCGGACGATCGTCAGCCTGAAGGACGGACCGCGGGTGGCGGTGAAGGCGATCAAGGACACCAATGCCTCCACTGCACTGGTGGTCGATGACCGGCGCCGACTGGTCGGGCAGGTGAGCGATGCCGCCATGGTGCAGGCCGCCAAAGAAGGACAGACCGACCTGCGTGCACACCTGACCGCCGTCGATGTTCCGACCGTCGCCCCGTACACCCCGTTGTCGGAGCTCTTCGGTCCCGCGACCGAGTCGGTCACCCCGTTGTGTGTGGTCGGAGACGACGGTGAGCTGCTGGGAGTGGTACCGCGGATGGCGTTGCTGGCCTCGATGGTGCACCAGAACACCGACACTTCGGCCGAACCCCGACCCGACGCCGACGCGTGGCCGAGCGCCGACGCTGCCCCCGGCAGCCACGGACCGGTCGATCCACCACCGACCGCGCCGGCTGACACCGAAGAGGCCGACACCGAAGAGAAGGGGGTCTGA
- a CDS encoding glycosyltransferase family 4 protein, which yields MTERATGGGTLLLTNDFGPRVGGIETFNRAICDWLDDQVVVLTAPQAGDRAFDAILPFPVVRAPGLPRLSGGGRRRQPALLPTRDVARQAICLVQRHGLRTAVISAAAPLGLLAGRLRAAGVERIVAVSHGHEATWARLPLLRTGLRVIARQVDALTYISEATGRLLAAAIGDRGRDRLQRLPPPVAPGFFEVRAAPEQAQRRTLVVARLVRQKGVHTVIEAWRELGPAAPPLTIAGDGPERPALERAAGGLPITFTGTVAPEAMPGLMAAHALLIAPSVPRLAGLVNEGFGLVVAEAQAVGLPVVVTDSGAPTELLGPRSDRGYRVPAGDCAAIARAVLGPRERELAETGERARQAARGFDGTAQRRTLRQLLGLSL from the coding sequence ATGACTGAGCGGGCAACGGGCGGGGGCACCCTGCTGCTGACCAACGACTTCGGCCCCCGGGTGGGTGGGATCGAGACCTTCAACCGCGCCATCTGCGACTGGCTGGACGATCAGGTCGTGGTACTCACCGCGCCGCAGGCCGGTGACCGGGCCTTCGACGCGATCCTGCCGTTCCCGGTGGTCCGGGCGCCCGGGCTGCCGCGCCTGTCCGGCGGTGGCCGGCGTCGGCAACCGGCGCTGCTGCCGACCCGGGACGTCGCTCGGCAGGCGATCTGCCTGGTCCAGCGCCACGGCCTGCGTACCGCGGTGATCAGCGCCGCGGCGCCGTTGGGTCTGCTGGCCGGTCGCCTCCGCGCCGCCGGGGTGGAGCGGATCGTCGCGGTCAGCCACGGCCACGAGGCGACCTGGGCGCGGCTGCCGTTGCTGCGTACCGGCTTGCGCGTGATCGCCCGGCAGGTCGACGCCCTGACCTACATCAGCGAGGCCACCGGCCGGCTGCTGGCCGCAGCGATCGGTGATCGGGGCCGGGATCGCCTGCAGCGGCTGCCGCCTCCGGTCGCCCCCGGCTTCTTCGAGGTCCGGGCCGCACCGGAGCAGGCGCAGCGGCGCACCTTGGTCGTCGCCCGGCTGGTACGGCAGAAGGGGGTGCACACGGTGATCGAGGCCTGGCGCGAGCTGGGACCCGCGGCCCCACCGTTGACCATCGCCGGGGACGGTCCGGAACGCCCGGCGCTGGAACGGGCCGCGGGCGGTCTGCCGATCACCTTCACCGGTACGGTCGCACCGGAGGCAATGCCGGGCCTGATGGCCGCGCACGCGTTGCTGATCGCCCCCTCGGTGCCCCGGCTGGCAGGACTGGTCAACGAGGGTTTCGGCCTGGTGGTGGCCGAGGCACAGGCCGTCGGCCTGCCGGTCGTGGTGACCGACTCCGGCGCCCCGACCGAGTTGCTCGGACCGCGCTCGGATCGTGGCTATCGGGTGCCAGCCGGGGACTGTGCGGCGATCGCCCGGGCCGTGCTGGGGCCCCGGGAGCGTGAACTGGCCGAGACGGGGGAGCGGGCGCGGCAGGCTGCTCGTGGCTTCGACGGCACGGCGCAGCGACGTACCCTGCGCCAGTTGCTCGGGCTGAGCCTGTGA
- a CDS encoding C40 family peptidase, which produces MASRSDLTARQTFVQRSRTLVGTFAATVGLVIGGVVAAPGALADPDELEAAKEKVDQLQQEAAALDQDALAAEEELEKAKQALAAREDDEAEQQEKIDELTVQLRQVALAQYQDRVIDPSTRVVFSADSDNFVSRFSTIQHITDSQNGVLQDFQASEADLASMRRESEADVATIAEQEKKAKEAQEESKAKVAEAEAVLERLTEEERQRIAEEERQQEEEAAAAAAVSDDSSDAETSESDSDSDADSASSGSSESDSDPAAGVPDSDRVGKVLATAKAQQGKPYVYAATGPNSFDCSGLTSYAYKAAGVSLPRVSRDQANVGTRVSRSELQPGDLVFYYSPISHVALYVGNGQIIHASRPGKPVGYASVDSMPFAGATRVL; this is translated from the coding sequence GTGGCATCACGCTCTGACCTGACGGCACGTCAGACCTTCGTTCAGCGTTCGCGGACCCTCGTCGGGACCTTTGCCGCCACGGTCGGGCTGGTCATCGGCGGTGTCGTCGCCGCTCCCGGCGCATTGGCCGACCCCGACGAACTGGAGGCCGCCAAGGAGAAGGTCGACCAACTGCAGCAGGAGGCTGCGGCACTCGATCAGGACGCGCTGGCCGCCGAGGAGGAGTTGGAGAAGGCCAAGCAGGCACTGGCCGCCCGCGAGGACGACGAGGCCGAGCAGCAGGAGAAGATCGACGAGCTGACGGTCCAGCTCCGACAGGTCGCCCTGGCCCAGTACCAGGACCGGGTGATCGACCCGAGCACCCGGGTGGTCTTCAGCGCCGACAGCGACAACTTCGTCAGCCGCTTCTCGACCATCCAGCACATCACGGACAGCCAGAACGGCGTGCTGCAGGACTTCCAGGCCTCCGAGGCCGATCTGGCCTCGATGCGCCGGGAGTCCGAAGCCGACGTCGCCACCATCGCCGAGCAGGAGAAGAAGGCGAAGGAGGCCCAGGAGGAGTCCAAGGCCAAGGTCGCCGAGGCCGAGGCCGTGCTGGAGCGACTCACCGAGGAGGAGCGTCAGCGGATCGCCGAGGAGGAGCGCCAGCAGGAGGAGGAGGCAGCCGCAGCCGCCGCCGTCAGTGACGACTCCTCCGACGCGGAGACCTCGGAGTCCGACTCCGACAGCGATGCGGACTCGGCGAGCTCCGGTTCCTCGGAGTCCGACAGTGACCCGGCAGCCGGTGTTCCGGACAGCGACCGGGTGGGCAAGGTGCTGGCCACCGCCAAGGCGCAGCAGGGCAAGCCCTATGTCTACGCCGCCACCGGCCCGAATTCCTTCGACTGCTCCGGCCTGACCAGCTACGCCTACAAGGCCGCCGGCGTCAGCCTGCCGCGGGTGTCGCGGGATCAGGCCAATGTGGGTACGCGGGTGAGCCGCAGCGAGCTGCAGCCCGGTGACCTGGTCTTCTACTACTCGCCGATCAGCCACGTGGCGCTCTACGTCGGCAACGGGCAGATCATCCACGCCTCCCGCCCGGGCAAGCCGGTGGGTTACGCCTCGGTCGACTCCATGCCCTTCGCCGGGGCGACCCGGGTCCTCTGA
- a CDS encoding glycine betaine ABC transporter substrate-binding protein — translation MTKIEISKLAGALGASALLLTVAGCGASNTGGEPVGGGATEEAAESPWANCTPGAESADITSTAPDADSEITIGTFNGWDESVAVAHLAKAVLEEDGYTVNIEAFDAGPGYVALDAGDIDLLVDSWLPLTHEDYLEQYGDNLEAMGCWYDNAKLTIAVNDDSPAQSIADLAEMGDEYGNRLVGIEPGAGLTRITKEEAIPTYGLEGYEFIESSTPAMLAELKSATDSGENIAVTLWRPHWAYGSFPIRDLEDPEGAMGDAELIYNFGTSGFGEAHPKAAQLMKNLVLDDERLSDLESVMFAEDQYNGEDPDGAVAEWLADNPDFVEEWQTGQLAG, via the coding sequence GTGACGAAGATCGAGATCTCCAAACTGGCCGGGGCGCTGGGAGCCTCCGCCCTGTTGTTGACGGTGGCAGGGTGTGGCGCCTCCAACACCGGTGGTGAACCGGTCGGCGGCGGGGCCACCGAGGAGGCCGCCGAGTCGCCGTGGGCGAACTGCACCCCGGGTGCGGAGTCCGCCGACATCACCAGCACGGCGCCCGATGCCGACAGCGAAATCACCATCGGCACCTTCAACGGCTGGGACGAGTCGGTGGCCGTGGCCCACCTGGCGAAGGCAGTGCTCGAGGAGGACGGCTACACCGTCAACATCGAGGCCTTCGACGCCGGGCCCGGTTACGTGGCGCTGGACGCCGGCGACATCGACCTGCTGGTCGATTCGTGGCTGCCGCTCACCCACGAGGACTACCTGGAGCAGTACGGCGACAACCTGGAGGCCATGGGCTGCTGGTACGACAACGCCAAACTGACCATCGCGGTCAACGATGACTCCCCCGCCCAGTCGATCGCCGATCTGGCCGAGATGGGCGATGAGTACGGCAACCGGCTGGTCGGCATCGAGCCCGGTGCCGGCCTGACCCGGATCACCAAGGAGGAGGCCATCCCGACCTACGGCCTGGAGGGTTATGAGTTCATCGAGTCCTCGACCCCGGCGATGCTGGCGGAGCTGAAGAGCGCCACCGACTCCGGTGAGAACATCGCGGTCACCCTGTGGCGTCCGCACTGGGCCTACGGCAGCTTCCCGATCCGTGACCTGGAGGATCCCGAGGGTGCGATGGGCGATGCCGAGCTGATCTACAACTTCGGCACCTCCGGCTTCGGCGAGGCCCACCCGAAGGCCGCCCAGCTGATGAAGAACCTGGTGCTGGACGACGAGCGGCTGTCGGACCTGGAGAGCGTCATGTTCGCCGAGGATCAGTACAACGGCGAGGATCCCGACGGTGCGGTTGCCGAGTGGCTGGCCGACAACCCCGACTTCGTCGAGGAGTGGCAGACCGGTCAGCTGGCCGGCTGA
- a CDS encoding lysophospholipid acyltransferase family protein yields the protein MAYKLFKYLLFVPVLRTLWRPWTEGLDNVPRHGGVLLAANHIGIAETILIPLQCPRQLVFPVKAEMFTGRSLGQRIVAWFLRAVGMVPMDRTGGRASADAMHAVEEVLRSGGALSIFPEGTRSPDGRLYKGRTGVARLALATGAVVVPVGVSNTEAPKNNRLGALGLLNVRRPGVIFGKPLDFSEFADRPADRRVLRHVTDEIMTRIQELTGQTYVEVYASSVKAGQYDAAELDERVRTRPGSGIAPAPLPTANSLPAIDAGAASTAASANGSKP from the coding sequence GTGGCCTACAAGCTCTTCAAGTACCTGCTCTTCGTCCCGGTGCTGCGCACTCTCTGGCGGCCGTGGACCGAGGGCCTGGACAACGTCCCGCGACATGGTGGGGTGTTGCTGGCGGCCAACCACATCGGCATCGCCGAGACCATCCTGATCCCGCTGCAGTGCCCGCGGCAGCTGGTCTTCCCGGTGAAGGCGGAGATGTTCACCGGACGAAGCCTCGGGCAGCGGATCGTCGCCTGGTTCCTGCGGGCGGTCGGGATGGTGCCGATGGACCGTACCGGTGGGCGCGCCAGCGCTGATGCGATGCACGCGGTGGAGGAGGTGCTGCGCAGCGGCGGTGCGTTGTCGATCTTTCCCGAGGGCACCCGTTCCCCCGACGGTCGCCTCTACAAGGGGCGCACCGGGGTCGCCCGGCTCGCCCTGGCCACCGGGGCCGTCGTGGTCCCGGTCGGGGTCAGCAACACCGAGGCGCCGAAGAACAACCGGCTCGGTGCACTGGGCCTGCTGAACGTACGTCGACCCGGCGTGATCTTCGGCAAACCGCTGGACTTCTCCGAGTTCGCCGACCGTCCCGCCGATCGGCGGGTCCTGCGTCACGTCACCGACGAGATCATGACCAGGATCCAGGAGCTCACCGGACAGACCTACGTCGAGGTCTATGCCAGCAGTGTGAAGGCCGGCCAGTACGACGCCGCCGAGCTCGACGAGCGGGTCCGTACCCGGCCGGGATCGGGCATCGCGCCGGCCCCGCTGCCGACCGCGAACTCCCTTCCCGCCATCGATGCAGGCGCGGCATCGACTGCGGCCTCGGCGAACGGGAGCAAGCCGTGA
- a CDS encoding alpha/beta hydrolase has product MNALLSPESPLSTETAAPTGEDERPVGVLLCHGFTGSPTSMQPWAAYLQAAGFRTSVPLLPGHGTHWAELNQTPWRRWYARVDEELTRLLGECSTVFVAGLSMGGALALRLAERRGPEIGGVLLVNPAVRSSDLRLLALPVLKRLLPSLPGISNDIAKPGQDEGAYNRLPLRALASMRRMWRLVRADLPLVTQPVLLFRSRTDHVVDPSSARVIMQKISSVEATERVLHRSWHVATLDHDAETIFAESVDFIRRHAG; this is encoded by the coding sequence GTGAATGCCCTGTTGTCGCCGGAGTCGCCACTGTCCACCGAGACCGCGGCTCCCACCGGTGAGGACGAGCGCCCCGTCGGGGTGCTGTTGTGCCACGGTTTCACCGGGTCGCCGACCTCGATGCAGCCGTGGGCGGCGTATCTGCAGGCGGCGGGTTTCCGTACCTCCGTGCCGTTGTTGCCCGGGCACGGTACGCACTGGGCCGAGCTGAACCAGACCCCGTGGCGACGCTGGTACGCCCGGGTGGACGAAGAACTGACCCGGCTGCTCGGCGAATGCTCGACGGTCTTCGTCGCCGGGCTCTCGATGGGCGGGGCGCTGGCCCTGCGGCTGGCCGAACGGCGCGGACCGGAGATCGGCGGTGTGCTGCTGGTCAACCCCGCGGTACGGTCCTCGGATCTGCGACTGCTGGCCCTGCCGGTGCTGAAGCGGCTGCTGCCGTCACTGCCCGGGATCAGCAACGACATCGCCAAACCCGGCCAGGACGAGGGCGCCTACAACCGGCTGCCCTTGCGGGCCCTGGCCTCGATGCGCCGGATGTGGCGACTGGTCCGGGCCGATCTGCCGCTGGTCACCCAGCCGGTGCTGTTGTTCCGCTCCCGGACCGATCACGTGGTCGACCCCAGTTCGGCGCGGGTGATCATGCAGAAGATCTCCTCGGTGGAGGCCACCGAACGGGTACTGCACCGCAGTTGGCATGTGGCCACGCTGGACCATGACGCGGAGACGATCTTCGCCGAGTCGGTCGACTTCATCCGCCGACACGCCGGCTGA
- a CDS encoding DEDD exonuclease domain-containing protein, giving the protein MSSSALQPSFDDLGTPLSEATFCVVDLETTGSGADAEITEIGAVRVRAGQVTGEFQTLVRPTSPIPGLITVLTGITNRMTAEAPGLDSALPSFLQFAAGTVLVAHNAPFDTGFLRRACAALDHPWPGWTVLDTAALARQILIREEVGNCRLSSLARHFGSTITPDHRALTDARATVDVLHGLFERVGNLGVSTVEDLLEFSRKVTPQRRARRRLADGVPEAPGVYRFVREREDGSDEVLYVGTSVNLRRRVRSYFTASEKRRRIDEMVRLSTAVRTTVCCSALEAAVTELRLIHAYAPAYNRRSKHPRRQTWLKLTVEPFPRLSVVAAVREDGADYVGPFGNREAAREAACSLYDAFGIRRCTPRLSTRRPSTPCALAEMGRCSSPCDHTIDVEQYRRLIDRVRDCLRHDLGPVTEAANVRLRRLITEARFEEARTVRDRYDSLRRALLRVHRSSALARCREVVAAQPSEQGWQLHVIRYGRLAAAARTERGEDPLTAAVALQASAATVPPPLLPLSGGAVAESELVSDWLEQPGVRLIELSDDWCLPAGINRRLAVALPSSDPGSGGGDEESQSGDPAP; this is encoded by the coding sequence GTGAGCAGTTCGGCACTCCAGCCCAGCTTCGACGATCTCGGGACCCCGCTGTCGGAGGCGACCTTCTGTGTCGTCGACCTGGAGACCACCGGTTCGGGTGCCGACGCCGAGATCACCGAGATCGGCGCGGTCCGGGTCCGTGCCGGGCAGGTCACCGGGGAGTTCCAGACCCTCGTCCGGCCCACCTCGCCGATCCCGGGTCTGATCACCGTGCTGACCGGGATCACCAATCGGATGACCGCCGAGGCCCCGGGGCTGGACAGCGCGCTCCCTTCCTTCCTGCAGTTCGCCGCCGGGACCGTCCTGGTCGCCCACAACGCCCCCTTCGACACCGGTTTCCTCCGCCGCGCCTGTGCCGCCCTGGACCATCCCTGGCCGGGCTGGACGGTGCTCGACACCGCAGCCCTGGCCCGCCAGATCCTGATCCGGGAGGAGGTCGGCAACTGCCGCCTGTCCTCCCTGGCGCGTCACTTCGGTTCCACCATCACCCCCGACCACCGTGCGCTGACCGACGCCCGGGCGACCGTCGACGTCCTGCACGGACTGTTCGAGCGGGTCGGCAATCTGGGTGTGTCCACGGTCGAGGACCTGCTCGAGTTCAGCCGCAAGGTCACCCCACAGCGCCGCGCTCGGCGACGGCTGGCCGACGGCGTACCGGAGGCACCCGGGGTCTACCGTTTCGTCCGCGAGCGCGAGGACGGCAGCGACGAGGTGCTCTACGTCGGCACCTCGGTCAATCTTCGGCGACGTGTGCGCAGCTACTTCACCGCCTCGGAGAAGCGCCGGCGGATCGACGAGATGGTGCGCCTGTCGACCGCGGTCCGGACCACCGTGTGCTGCAGTGCCCTGGAGGCCGCGGTGACCGAGCTCCGGCTGATCCACGCCTACGCCCCGGCCTACAACCGGCGGTCCAAACATCCCCGACGACAGACCTGGCTGAAACTCACCGTCGAGCCCTTCCCCCGGCTGTCGGTGGTCGCCGCGGTACGCGAGGACGGCGCCGACTACGTCGGTCCGTTCGGCAATCGGGAAGCCGCCCGGGAGGCCGCCTGCTCGCTCTACGACGCCTTCGGCATCCGTCGCTGCACTCCTCGGTTGTCGACCCGTCGGCCCTCGACCCCCTGTGCGCTGGCTGAGATGGGACGGTGCAGTTCTCCGTGTGACCACACGATCGATGTCGAGCAGTACCGCAGACTCATCGACCGGGTCCGTGACTGTCTGCGTCACGACCTGGGGCCGGTGACGGAGGCGGCCAATGTCCGCTTGCGCCGACTGATCACCGAGGCCCGGTTCGAGGAGGCACGGACGGTCCGGGATCGTTACGACTCGTTGCGCCGGGCGCTGCTGCGGGTCCATCGCAGCAGTGCCCTGGCGCGATGCCGCGAGGTGGTCGCCGCGCAGCCCTCGGAACAGGGGTGGCAGTTGCATGTGATCCGGTACGGCCGGCTGGCCGCCGCCGCACGTACCGAGCGGGGCGAGGATCCACTGACCGCGGCCGTGGCACTGCAGGCGAGCGCTGCCACGGTGCCACCACCGCTGCTGCCGCTGAGCGGTGGCGCGGTGGCCGAGTCCGAACTGGTCTCGGACTGGCTGGAGCAGCCCGGGGTACGGCTGATCGAACTGAGCGATGACTGGTGCCTGCCGGCCGGGATCAATCGCCGGCTGGCCGTCGCGCTGCCGAGCTCGGACCCGGGATCGGGCGGGGGCGACGAGGAATCGCAGTCCGGTGATCCGGCGCCTTGA
- a CDS encoding ABC transporter permease, whose translation MDFMNPRIPLGDWVSDFIDWFNRIAAPLLDGIDAFFSGFYDLLYLLLSSPLYLIMIVIFAALAWLAAGWRVALFTVLGFYLIRALDQWNNAMSTLALVLVACVVAIAIAVPLGILAAKVRPVSAIVRPVLDFMQSMPALAYLVPAIVMFGVGTTPGAIATIIFALPPGVRLTELAIRQVDGEVVEAGQAFGATPGRILTRIQLPLAMPTIMAGINQVIMLALSMVVLAGMAGAGGLGGQVTGAISRVNVGLGVEAGLAVVIIAVFLDRITGGLGNRTPTARAQRASR comes from the coding sequence ATGGACTTCATGAATCCCCGGATCCCCCTGGGCGATTGGGTCAGCGACTTCATCGACTGGTTCAACCGGATCGCCGCACCACTGCTGGACGGGATCGACGCCTTCTTCAGCGGTTTCTACGATCTGCTCTACCTGCTCCTGTCCAGCCCGCTCTACCTGATCATGATCGTGATCTTCGCCGCGCTGGCCTGGCTCGCGGCCGGCTGGCGGGTGGCGCTGTTCACCGTGCTCGGTTTCTACCTGATCCGCGCGCTGGACCAGTGGAACAACGCGATGTCCACCCTGGCCCTGGTGCTCGTCGCCTGCGTGGTGGCGATCGCGATCGCGGTCCCGCTGGGCATCCTGGCAGCCAAGGTACGACCGGTCTCGGCGATCGTCCGCCCGGTCCTCGACTTCATGCAGTCGATGCCGGCCCTGGCCTATCTGGTCCCGGCGATCGTCATGTTCGGCGTCGGTACCACCCCGGGCGCGATCGCCACCATCATCTTCGCCCTGCCCCCCGGTGTCCGGCTGACCGAACTCGCGATCCGCCAGGTCGACGGCGAGGTGGTCGAGGCCGGACAGGCCTTCGGCGCCACTCCCGGGCGGATCCTCACCCGGATCCAGTTGCCGCTGGCGATGCCGACGATCATGGCCGGCATCAACCAGGTGATCATGCTCGCCCTGTCCATGGTGGTGCTGGCCGGTATGGCCGGCGCCGGCGGGCTGGGTGGTCAGGTCACCGGTGCGATCTCCCGGGTCAACGTCGGACTCGGCGTGGAAGCCGGGCTGGCCGTGGTGATCATCGCCGTCTTCCTGGACCGGATCACCGGGGGCCTGGGCAACCGCACCCCGACCGCCCGCGCCCAACGCGCAAGCCGGTGA
- a CDS encoding peptidylprolyl isomerase, producing MSTATLHTNHGDIVIDLFDNLAPKTVKNFTELATGLKEFSHPDTGVLTKENFYDGTVFHRIISGFMIQGGDPLGNGTGGPGYEFADEFHPDLSFDRPYLLAMANRGPNTNGSQFFITVGPTPHLNRRHTIFGEVTDPASQEVVDKIAAVPTGAMDRPKDPVVIESVEIND from the coding sequence GTGTCCACAGCGACTCTGCACACCAATCACGGCGACATCGTCATCGACCTGTTCGACAACCTGGCGCCGAAGACGGTGAAGAACTTCACCGAGCTCGCCACCGGGTTGAAGGAGTTCAGCCACCCTGACACCGGGGTACTGACCAAGGAGAACTTCTACGACGGGACGGTGTTCCACCGGATCATCAGCGGTTTCATGATCCAGGGCGGTGACCCGCTGGGCAACGGCACCGGTGGACCGGGATACGAGTTCGCCGACGAGTTCCATCCCGATCTGTCCTTCGACCGGCCGTACCTGCTGGCGATGGCCAACCGCGGTCCGAACACCAACGGCTCGCAGTTCTTCATCACCGTCGGCCCGACCCCGCACCTGAACCGTCGCCACACCATCTTCGGTGAGGTCACCGACCCTGCCTCGCAGGAGGTCGTGGACAAGATCGCCGCAGTGCCGACCGGTGCCATGGACCGCCCGAAGGACCCGGTGGTCATCGAGTCGGTCGAGATCAACGACTGA